From Peromyscus eremicus chromosome 3, PerEre_H2_v1, whole genome shotgun sequence, one genomic window encodes:
- the Chpf2 gene encoding chondroitin sulfate glucuronyltransferase: MRLSSLLALLRPALPLILGLSLGCSLSLLRVSWIQGEGEDPCVEAVGKPGGPQNPDSKTGLDQSDEDFKPRIVPYYRDPNKPYKKVLRTRYIQTELGSRERLLVAVLTSRATLSTLAVAVNRTVAHHFPRLLYYTGQRGARAPAGMQVVSHGDERPAWLMSETLRHLHTHFGADYDWFFIMQDDTYVQAPRLAALAGHLSINQDLYFGRAEEFIGAGEQARYCHGGFGYLLSRSLLLRLRPHLDGCRGDILSARPDEWLGRCLIDTLGVGCVSQHQGQQYRSFELAKNRDPEKEGSSAFLSAFAVHPVSEGTLMYRLHKRFSALELERAYSEIEQLQAQIRNLTVLTPEGKAGLSWPVGLPAPFTPHSRFEVLGWDYFTEQHTFACPDGAPKCPLQGASRADVGDAVDTALEQLNRRYQPRLRFQKQRLLNGYRRFDPARGMEYTLDLLLEAVTQRGHRRSLARRVSLLRPLSRVEILPMPYVTEATRVQLVLPLLAAEAPAALAFLEAFSASVLEPREHALLTLLLVYGPREGRGGPDPFLGVKAAAAELERRYPGARLAWLAVRAEAPSQVRLMDVISKKHPVDTLFFLTTVWTRPGSEVLNRCRMNAISGWQAFFPVHFQEFNPVLSPQRSPQGGPGAGPDPPSPGVDPSRGAPVGGRFDRQASAEGCFYNADYLAARARLAGELAGQEEEEALEGLEVMDVFLRFSGLHLFRAVEPGLVQKFSLRDCSPRLSEELYHRCRLSNLEGLGGRTQLAMALFEQEQANST; the protein is encoded by the exons ATGCGACTGAGCTCCCTGCTGGCTCTGCTGCGACCAGCACTCCCCCTCATTTTGGGGCTGTCTCTGGGATGCAGCCTGAGCCTTCTGCGGGTTTCCTGGATCCAGGGTGAGGGAGAAGATCCCTGTGTAGAGGCTGTGGGGAAGCCAGGAGGGCCACAGAATCCAGACTCAAAAACTGGGCTGGACCAAAGCGATGAAGACTTCAAACCTAGGATTGTCCCCTACTACAGGGATCCTAACAAGCCCTACAAGAAGGTGCTCAG GACTCGGTATATTCAGACAGAGCTGGGCTCTCGTGAGCGCTTGCTGGTAGCTGTCCTGACTTCCCGTGCCACACTGTCCACCCTGGCCGTCGCTGTTAACCGTACAGTGGCACATCACTTCCCTCGATTGCTCTACTACACAGGGCAGCGAGGGGCCCGGGCTCCTGCAGGGATGCAGGTGGTGTCTCACGGAGATGAGCGGCCCGCCTGGCTCATGTCAGAGACCCTGCGCCACCTTCACACACACTTTGGGGCTGACTATGACTGGTTCTTCATCATGCAGGATGACACATATGTGCAGGCCCCCCGACTGGCAGCTCTTGCTGGCCACCTTAGCATCAACCAAGACCTGTACTTTGGCCGTGCCGAGGAATTCATTGGTGCAGGCGAGCAGGCCCGGTACTGCCATGGGGGCTTTGGCTACCTGCTGTCACGGAGTCTCCTGTTGCGCTTGCGGCCACATCTGGATGGCTGCAGAGGAGACATTCTCAGTGCCCGGCCTGATGAATGGCTTGGCCGCTGCCTCATCGACACTCTGGGCGTCGGCTGTGTCTCACAGCACCAG GGGCAACAGTATCGCTCCTTCGAACTGGCCAAGAATAGGGACCCTGAGAAGGAAGGGAgctctgctttcctgagtgccTTCGCCGTTCACCCTGTCTCCGAGGGTACCCTCATGTACCGGCTCCACAAACGCTTCAGTGCTCTGGAGTTGGAGCGGGCTTACAGTGAGATAGAACAACTGCAG GCTCAGATCCGGAACCTGACAGTGCTGACTCCCGAGGGCAAGGCAGGGCTGAGCTGGCCTGTCGGGCTCCCAGCCCCTTTCACTCCACACTCTCGCTTCGAGGTGCTGGGCTGGGACTACTTCACAGAGCAGCACACCTTCGCCTGTCCAGATGGCGCTCCCAAATGCCCGCTGCAGGGGGCTAGCAGAGCAGACGTAGGCGACGCCGTGGACACTGCACTGGAGCAGCTCAATCGGCGCTATCAGCCCCGCCTGCGCTTCCAGAAGCAGCGACTGCTCAATGGCTACCGGCGCTTTGACCCCGCGAGGGGCATGGAGTACACCCTCGATTTGCTTCTTGAAGCTGTGACTCAGCGAGGGCACCGACGCTCCCTGGCCCGCAGAGTCAGCCTGCTGCGGCCGCTGAGCAGGGTGGAAATCCTGCCTATGCCCTATGTCACTGAGGCCACCCGGGTGCAGCTGGTGCTGCCACTCCTGGCGGCTGAGGCTCCGGCTGCCCTGGCTTTTCTTGAGGCCTTTTCTGCCAGTGTTCTGGAGCCTCGAGAACATGCATTGCTCACCCTGTTGCTGGTATATGGACCCCGGGAAGGCCGCGGGGGCCCCGACCCTTTTCTTGGGGTGAAGGCTGCAGCAGCTGAGTTAGAACGACGGTACCCTGGGGCGAGGCTGGCCTGGCTTGCTGTGCGAGCAGAGGCCCCTTCCCAGGTGCGGCTCATGGATGTCATCTCCAAAAAACACCCCGTGGACACATTGTTTTTCCTTACCACCGTGTGGACAAGACCTGGGTCGGAAGTCCTCAACCGCTGCCGTATGAATGCCATCTCTGGCTGGCAGGCCTTCTTTCCAGTCCACTTTCAAGAGTTCAACCCTGTTCTGTCACCACAGAGATCCCCCCAAGGGGGCCCTGGGGCTGGCCCCGATCCCCCATCCCCTGGTGTGGACCCTTCTCGGGGGGCTCCAGTCGGGGGCAGATTTGACCGACAGGCATCGGCAGAGGGCTGCTTCTACAATGCTGACTACCTGGCCGCCCGTGCCCGGCTGGCTGGCGAACTGGCAggccaggaagaggaggaagccctggaggggctggaggtgaTGGATGTTTTCCTCCGGTTCTCAGGGCTCCACCTCTTTCGAGCCGTAGAGCCAGGGCTGGTGCAGAAGTTCTCCCTGCGGGACTGTAGCCCCCGGCTCAGTGAGGAACTGTACCACCGCTGTCGCCTCAGCAATCTGGAGGGGCTGGGAGGCCGGACCCAGCTGGCCATGGCTCTGTTTGAACAGGAGCAGGCCAACAGCACTTAG